One genomic segment of Brassica napus cultivar Da-Ae chromosome A3, Da-Ae, whole genome shotgun sequence includes these proteins:
- the LOC106439961 gene encoding cleavage stimulation factor subunit 50, protein MENSGSLEQALQEGNILRQLNALIVAHLRHHNLSQVASDVASATMTPLNVEASPTRLLELVAKGLAAENNGSLRGVSSSVLLPTSYGSVTNPRTASIDFSATHVKGSSKTLPKHESKQLSEHKSVVRCARFSSDGMFFATGGADTSIKLFEVPKVKQMLSGDTQARPLIRSFYDHAEPINDLDFHPRSTILVSSAKDNCIKFFDFSKTTAKRAFKVFQDTHNVRSVSFHPSGEFLLAGTDHAVPHLYDVNTYQCFLPSSFPDNGVNGGINQVRYSSTGSVYVTASKDGAIRLFDGVSAKCVRSISSAHGKAEVTSAVFTRDQRFVLSSGKDSTVKVWEIASGRMVKEYIGAKRLKLRSQAIFNDTEEFVISIDEGNNEVVTWDARTAEKVAKWPSNHNGVPRWIEHSPVEPVFVTCGTTDRSVRFWKESV, encoded by the exons ATGGAGAATAGTGGCAGTTTAGAGCAAGCTCTGCAAGAGGGAAACATCTTGAGACAGCTCAATGCCCTCATCGTGGCTCATCTCCGTCACCACAATCTCTCACAG gTTGCAAGTGATGTTGCTTCAGCTACCATGACACCATTGAATGTTGAGGCTTCTCCAACCCGTCTTCTCGAGCTTGTTGCAAAG GGTCTTGCAGCGGAGAACAACGGGTCACTGAGAGGTGTTTCTTCATCAGTCTTGTTACCCACTTCTTATGGATCAGTTACTAATCCTCGCACAGCTTCTATTGACTTCAG TGCTACTCATGTAAAGGGCTCATCAAAGACTCTCCCAAAGCATGAATCAAAGCAGCTATCAGAGCACAAG AGCGTCGTTAGGTGTGCAAGATTTAGTTCTGATGGAATGTTTTTCGCAACCGGCGGTGCAGACACATCTATTAAGCTCTTTGAG GTGCCAAAAGTAAAGCAGATGCTTTCAGGAGATACTCAAGCTCGACCATTAATACGTAGTTTTTATGATCATGCTGAA CCAATAAACGATCTTGATTTCCACCCTCGGAGCACAATCCTAGTATCCAGTGCTAAAGACAACTGTATAAA GTTCTTCGACTTCTCCAAAACGACAGCTAAACGAGCATTTAAAGTTTTTCAG GATACACATAACGTGCGCTCTGTATCTTTCCATCCTTCTGGAGAGTTTCTGCTTGCAG GAACTGATCATGCGGTTCCACATCTGTACGATGTAAACACTTATCAATGCTTCCTTCCTTCAAGTTTCCCAGACAATGGAGTAAATGGAGGGATTAATCAG GTGCGGTATTCTTCAACTGGATCCGTCTACGTTACAGCCTCAAAGGATGGAGCTATACGACTCTTTGATGGGGTAAGCGCAAAGTGTGTGCGCTCCATTAGCAGTGCACATGGAAAAGCAGAGGTCACTAGCGCTGTGTTCACCAGAGATCAAAG GTTTGTTCTGTCTTCTGGTAAGGATTCTACGGTTAAGGTATGGGAAATAGCTTCTGGTCGAATGGTTAAGGAATACATCGGAGCAAAGAGGTTAAAACTACGGTCTCAG GCAATCTTTAATGACACGGAAGAGTTTGTAATCTCAATAGATGAAGGAAACAATGAGGTCGTTACGTGGGATGCGAGAACAGCAGAGAAAGTGGCAAAGTGGCCTTCAAACCATAACGGTGTACCACGGTGGATCGAGCACTCACCGGTTGAACCAGTCTTTGTTACTTGTGGAACAACAGATAGATCAGTTCGGTTCTGGAAGGAATCCGTGTAG
- the LOC106439960 gene encoding COBRA-like protein 5: MESLFSAMIVLLLVSSSCFTSSEALTSNKGNITIKWDLMTWTPDGYVAVVSAYNYQKQRSIPSPGWKMSWRWTRKEVIWSMVGARTTKQGDCSMFKGNIPHSCINKPTVIDLPPKTPYNQQIANCCKGGVLKPGLESAFQISVGQAGTTVKTVRMPVNFMFTAPKQQYICGPTKNVRPTTFITADKRRMTRALMTWNITCVFHKAT; encoded by the exons ATGGAGTCTCTCTTCTCTGCCATGATCGTTCTGCTCCTCGTTTCCTCTTCATGTTTCACTTCTTCAG AAGCTCTCACAAGCAACAAGGGAAACATCACAATCAAATGGGATCTCATGACCTGGACACCTGATGGCTACGTT GCTGTAGTTTCAGCCTACAATTACCAGAAACAACGCTCAATTCCATCACCGGGATGGAAAATGAGCTGGAGATGGACTAGAAAAGAGGTGATCTGGAGCATGGTTGGTGCACGAACCACAAAGCAAGGAGATTGCTCCATGTTCAAAGGAAACATCCCTCATTCCTGCATTAATAAACCAACAGTCATAGACTTGCCTCCTAAAACTCCTTACAATCAGCAGATTGCTAACTGCTGCAAAGGCGGTGTCTTGAAACCCGGTTTAGAAAGTGCATTTCAAATATCCGTAGGTCAAGCTGGTACAACGGTGAAGACTGTTAGGATGCCGGTAAACTTCATGTTCACAGCACCTAAACAACAGTATATTTGTGGACCGACTAAGAACGTTAGACCCACGACTTTTATAACCGCTGACAAAAGGAGAATGACTAGAGCACTGA TGACATGGAACATTACTTGCGTCTTCCACAAGGCAACATGA
- the LOC106439957 gene encoding pentatricopeptide repeat-containing protein PNM1, mitochondrial-like, producing MPPPLPSLQLRRLLLRTFTSSSSAPPLRIISPTTSFPHPPPPRFSLFPSRLFSSETNAADPPTPDPTQIALSFSKELTGTPEADPHSISQRFHLSFSHIAPTRDLILHTLNLSPEAGRAALGFNDWLDSNAAFSHDDETVSLFVDYFGRRKDFKGMQEIIAKYKGVAGAKTLDSAVDRLVRAGRAKQAVEFFERMESDYGLKRDRESLTLVVKKLCEKGHASFAEKMVKSTANEIFPDEKICDLLISGWCAAEKLDEATRFAGEMARGGFEIGTLAYNVILDCVCKLCRKKDPFRLQAEVEKVLLEMETRGVPRNTETFNVLINNLCKIRRTEEAMELFGRMSEWGCQPDAETYLVLIRSLYQAARIGEGDEMIDKMKSAGYGKALDKKEYYGFLKILCGIERLEHAMIVFKNMKADGCKPGIKTYDLLMGKMCANNQLTRANGLYKEAARRGVAVSPKEYRVDPRFLKKKSKEVDSNVKKRETLPEKTARKRRRLKQINMSFVKKPHNKMRRRM from the coding sequence ATGCCGCCGCCGTTACCGTCTCTGCAACTCCGGCGACTCCTCCTCCGCACCTTCACCTCATCCTCCTCCGCCCCTCCTCTCCGCATCATTTCCCCCACCACGTCATTTCCCCACCCTCCACCTCCCAGGTTCTCTCTATTCCCTTCAAGACTCTTCTCATCCGAAACCAATGCGGCGGATCCACCAACTCCAGACCCGACTCAGATCGCTCTCTCCTTCTCCAAGGAGCTCACCGGAACCCCCGAAGCCGATCCCCACTCCATCTCCCAGAGGTTCCACCTCAGCTTCTCCCACATCGCTCCAACTCGCGATCTGATCCTCCACACGCTCAACCTCTCCCCTGAAGCCGGCCGCGCCGCTCTAGGGTTCAACGACTGGCTCGACTCCAACGCCGCCTTCTCCCACGACGACGAAACCGTCTCCTTGTTCGTCGATTACTTCGGCCGCCGGAAGGATTTCAAAGGGATGCAAGAGATCATCGCCAAGTACAAAGGCGTCGCCGGAGCTAAAACTTTAGACTCCGCCGTCGACAGGCTCGTCCGCGCGGGCCGAGCCAAGCAGGCCGTCGAGTTCTTCGAGAGGATGGAGAGTGACTACGGGTTGAAACGAGACAGAGAGTCGCTCACCTTGGTGGTGAAGAAGCTCTGCGAGAAAGGACACGCGAGTTTCGCCGAGAAGATGGTGAAGAGCACGGCTAACGAGATCTTCCCCGACGAAAAGATCTGCGACCTGTTGATCAGCGGCTGGTGCGCCGCCGAGAAGCTCGATGAGGCGACGAGATTCGCCGGCGAGATGGCGAGAGGAGGGTTCGAGATAGGTACATTGGCTTACAACGTGATTCTTGATTGTGTGTGTAAGCTTTGTAGGAAGAAAGATCCGTTTAGGCTCCAGGCCGAAGTCGAGAAGGTCTTGCTCGAGATGGAGACACGTGGCGTGCCGAGAAATACGGAGACTTTTAATGTGTTGATTAACAATCTTTGTAAGATCAGGAGAACCGAAGAGGCCATGGAGTTGTTTGGTAGGATGAGTGAATGGGGTTGTCAACCGGACGCTGAGACTTATCTTGTTTTGATAAGGAGTTTGTATCAGGCGGCTAGGATCGGAGAAGGAGATGAAATGATTGATAAGATGAAGTCGGCGGGGTACGGTAAGGCTTTGGATAAGAAAGAGTATTACGGGTTTTTGAAGATACTGTGTGGGATTGAGAGGCTTGAGCATGCGATGATTGTGTTCAAGAACATGAAGGCTGATGGGTGTAAGCCTGGGATCAAGACTTATGATTTGTTGATGGGGAAGATGTGTGCGAATAACCAGCTGACTAGAGCTAATGGTTTGTACAAAGAAGCTGCGAGGAGAGGTGTTGCTGTTAGTCCTAAGGAGTACAGAGTTGATCCGAGgtttttgaagaagaagagtaaggAGGTTGATAGCAATGTGAAGAAGAGGGAGACTTTGCCTGAGAAGACCGCGAGGAAGAGGAGAAGGCTCAAGCAGATCAACATGAGTTTTGTTAAGAAACCGCATAATAAGATGAGGAGGAGAATGTGA
- the LOC106439959 gene encoding protein FRIGIDA-ESSENTIAL 1, whose protein sequence is MHLPMYTSGTSNPSPGNALPNQMHLQQNHAPPHHAPPPPPASSQQFHSHLPPVSMLPPPPPLPPGATPLSQAFPNPFHPPPSFPLSFPLKSLEPPGMPLPPPPPSSSSPLFADTVCANPEATNQVGETVPLSLEGAVVEDAGSSSPHEKKAEHGSPLYDDPDIEMEDDITLPESNYPSQPLNYGSEANSVTGTTLPVSKSDTHIHQDVDDGSRQASSSPYSGRAKVVPECGLGDMYDPFVDSFEPASLKLDCLQEHEPVSDSYTVPKASISSNTPLNVEENNQDVVDKQALSESDTTARVSVSSNKPPDVEDFTNGNDVGAVVYEDNDELGENAGEGNSHETLTPNSNNEIPKANNSAREGDITRKKSRGDAKEKDSSRSMKLFQVALTKFVKDLLKPSWRQGNMSKEAFKTIVKRAVDKVSNSMEGRRVPKSKAKIDKYIDSSRDKLTKLVMGYVDKYVKA, encoded by the exons ATGCATCTTCCCATGTACACTAGTGGAACCTCTAATCCTTCACCAGGAAATGCCCTTCCTAATCAGATGCATTTGCAACAGAATCATGCGCCTCCCCACCACGCCCCTCCTCCACCTCCTGCTTCCTCACAGCAGTTTCATTCTCATCTTCCACCTGTTTCAATGTTGCCTCCCCCGCCACCTTTACCTCCTGGTGCCACGCCACTCTCACAAGCATTCCCTAATCCGTTTCATCCTCCACCAAGCTTCCCACTTTCTTTTCCTCTGAAGAGCTTGGAACCTCCTGGGATGCCTcttcctccacctcctccttcatcttcatCCCCACTCTTTGCAGACACCGTTTGTGCTAACCCTGAAGCTACAAACCAGGTTGGTGAAACGGTGCCTCTTTCCCTGGAAGGAGCTGTTGTTGAAGACGCTGGATCTTCTTCACCACATGAGAAGAAGGCAGAGCATGGCTCTCCTTTGTATGATGATCCTGACATTGAGATGGAAG ATGATATCACACTGCCTGAGAGTAACTACCCAAGCCAACCTCTCAACTACGGTTCTGAAGCCAATTCGGTCACAGGCACAACGCTTCCTGTTTCAAAGTCAGATACTCATATACACCAAGATGTAGATGATGGTTCTAGACAAGCTTCTTCCTCGCCTTACTCCGGAAGAGCCAAGGTTGTTCCCGAATGTGGTCTCGGTGACATGTATGATCCCTTCGTAGACAGCTTTGAACCAGCATCTTTGAAACTAGATTGCCTTCAGGAGCATGAACCAGTCAGCGACTCTTACACTGTACCCAAGGCGAGCATTTCCTCAAACACCCCACTCAATGTGGAAGAAAACAATCAAGATGTTGTTGATAAACAAGCTCTAAGTGAGTCAGACACGACAGCTCGTGTCAGTGTTTCCTCAAACAAACCACCAGACGTGGAAGATTTCACCAACGGAAACGATGTAGGAGCAGTGGTTTATGAAGATAACGATGAGCTTGGTGAGAATGCAGGAGAAGGTAACAGCCATGAGACCTTGACTCCAAACTCCAACAACGAGATTCCAAAGGCGAATAACAGTGCACGCGAAGGTGATATCACGAGGAAAAAGTCTAGAGGGGATGCAAAGGAGAAAGACTCATCGAGGTCCATGAAGCTTTTCCAGGTGGCGCTAACGAAGTTCGTGAAGGATCTTCTGAAACCTTCGTGGAGGCAAGGGAATATGAGCAAAGAGGCGTTCAAGACTATTGTGAAGAGAGCCGTGGATAAAGTCTCGAACTCAATGGAAGGTCGTCGTGTGCCCAAGTCAAAAGCTAAGATCGATAAGTACATTGACAGTTCACGGGACAAGCTGACCAAACTCGTCATG GGGTATGTAGATAAGTATGTGAAAGCGTAG